A genomic window from Manduca sexta isolate Smith_Timp_Sample1 chromosome 5, JHU_Msex_v1.0, whole genome shotgun sequence includes:
- the LOC115453613 gene encoding uncharacterized protein LOC115453613 — MKTPRKKTGDMRKYYQLLLIVGCFISVVTLLIYRHEYYRLRYVLEVLNFFGKPGLSAVEFCGPGFNATMLSEILRNTSMEVRETPPLFQQIDENFYSYSSFLRSYQKYDKLTQSHAHSVDTIVIGKTQVRPNFRCNIWLEDSNKPKAGRFSFKMISDSTGEYQLYVFKCILSKNLGKPIGVSFYMNDYTVNPINAPINRLIEVNTKRVMRESGSVKFVNNIEPAICVIPNQVPLVSRDAFIEFLVFHHMMGVDYYTIYDSMISEDIIRRLNLLPSDITQWRIQFFPLNFPFIFSKSYNIVRQAVELDCLFRHFRLDKEETNKASHVVVMSWDEFLVPRVHGNVKEVVDDLDPTRKLASLEVTQLLFCLNQEDDSDVEDGYPDIIKKTHYYMLKQDTKPVFIRNLDSMTTFDDILDFRSNKNISLDILGAHKYTECRDPKVYRTNGEGYNMTQMNVFQHKFEGAMTRFRQQLVSNKIYRLYRSGQIWEKNSQELVRDL; from the coding sequence ATGAAGACACCTCGAAAGAAAACAGGCGACATGCGGAAATATTATCAACTGTTACTCATCGTCGGATGTTTTATAAGTGTTGTCACTTTACTGATATACAGGCATGAATATTACCGGCTTCGGTATGTGCTGGAGGTGCTGAACTTCTTCGGGAAACCTGGTCTATCAGCGGTGGAATTCTGCGGGCCCGGATTCAATGCGACCATGCTGTCCGAAATACTCCGAAATACCTCTATGGAGGTGCGAGAGACACCGCCGCTGTTCCAACAAATAGATGAGAACTTCTACTCATACTCGTCATTCTTACGTTCATACCAGAAATACGACAAATTAACTCAATCCCACGCGCATTCCGTCGACACTATCGTGATCGGCAAAACGCAGGTTCGGCCGAATTTTCGATGTAACATTTGGCTTGAGGACTCGAATAAACCTAAAGCTGGACGATTCTCCTTCAAAATGATCTCAGACTCGACTGGTGAATATCAATTGTATGTATTTAAGTGTATATTGAGCAAAAACCTTGGGAAGCCTATTGGAGTAAGCTTCTATATGAATGACTATACTGTAAATCCTATAAACGCGCCAATTAACCGACTTATAGAGGTAAACACAAAGAGAGTAATGCGTGAAAGTGGTAGCGTTAAATTTGTCAATAATATCGAGCCAGCCATCTGTGTGATACCAAACCAAGTGCCTCTAGTCTCAAGAGATGCCTTCATAGAATTTCTTGTGTTCCACCACATGATGGGTGTTGATTACTACACAATATATGACAGCATGATATCAGAAGACATCATTAGAAGACTGAACTTGCTACCGTCAGACATAACACAATGGAGAATACAGTTCTTCCCTCTGAACTttccatttatattttcaaaatcttaCAATATAGTCAGACAAGCTGTAGAACTTGATTGTTTGTTCCGACACTTCAGACTAGACAAAGAAGAGACAAACAAAGCTAGTCATGTCGTGGTCATGTCTTGGGATGAGTTTTTAGTCCCCAGAGTGCATGGTAATGTGAAGGAAGTTGTTGATGACTTAGATCCTACTAGAAAACTAGCATCTCTTGAAGTCACACAGCTATTGTTCTGTTTAAATCAAGAAGACGACAGTGATGTGGAAGATGGTTATccagatataattaaaaagacaCATTACTACATGCTTAAACAAGATACAAAGCCAGTATTTATTAGGAATTTAGATTCAATGACAACTTTTGATGATATATTAGATTTTAGGTCGAATAAGAATATATCATTAGATATACTCGGAGCACATAAGTATACGGAATGTAGGGACCCAAAAGTTTACCGTACGAATGGGGAAGGGTACAATATGACACAGATGAATGTGTTCCAACATAAGTTTGAAGGTGCCATGACACGATTTAGACAACAGttagttagtaataaaatatacaggtTGTATCGATCCGGACAGATTTGGGAGAAGAATTCGCAAGAGCTTGTTAGagatttataa